Proteins co-encoded in one Arthrobacter globiformis genomic window:
- a CDS encoding acetolactate synthase large subunit: protein MSKGSPISPSLMASKSAGAAKAPERVDKPAEAGVDTAAAASPVLGPNNVVPPTVMTGSEAIVRSLEELGVDDIFGLPGGAILPTYDPLMASKMNHVLVRHEQGAGHAAQGYAMVTGRVGVCIATSGPGATNLVTAIMDAHMDSVPLVAITGQVASGVIGTDAFQEADIVGITMPITKHSFLVTDPNDIPHVMAEAFHLASTGRPGPVLVDIAKDAQVGQMTFSWPPKIDLPGYRPVVRGHNKQVREAAKLIAAASKPVLYVGGGVVKAHASAELRELAELTGAPVVTTLMARGVFPDSHPQHVGMPGMHGTVSAVTALQQSDLLVTLGARFDDRVTGVLKTFAPNAKVIHADIDPAEISKNRTADVPIVGSVKEIIPELTEAVRAQFGTSGTPDLDNWWAFLNNLKETYPLGWTEPEDGLSAPQRVIERIGALTGPEGIYVAGVGQHQMWAAQFIKYERPHAWLNSGGAGTMGYAVPAAMGAKVGEPDRVVWAIDGDGCFQMTNQELATCAINKIPIKVAVINNSSLGMVRQWQTLFYEGRYSNTDLNTGHETIRIPDFVKLGEAYGCASFRCERDEDIDATIQKALEINDRPVVIDFVVSPDSMVWPMVPAGVSNDQIQVARNMTPEWEEED from the coding sequence ATGAGCAAAGGATCGCCCATCAGCCCCTCGCTGATGGCTTCAAAGTCCGCTGGAGCCGCCAAGGCTCCGGAACGCGTCGACAAGCCGGCTGAGGCCGGGGTCGACACTGCTGCAGCCGCCTCTCCTGTCCTTGGGCCGAACAACGTCGTACCCCCGACGGTGATGACCGGCTCAGAAGCAATTGTCCGCTCGCTCGAAGAACTCGGCGTCGACGACATTTTCGGTTTGCCCGGTGGCGCGATCCTGCCCACCTACGACCCCTTGATGGCCTCCAAAATGAACCACGTTCTGGTCCGTCACGAACAGGGAGCCGGCCACGCCGCGCAAGGCTACGCCATGGTCACCGGGCGGGTGGGCGTCTGCATCGCCACCTCGGGTCCCGGTGCCACCAACCTCGTCACCGCCATCATGGATGCGCACATGGATTCCGTTCCGCTCGTGGCCATCACCGGCCAGGTTGCCAGCGGAGTAATCGGCACCGATGCCTTCCAGGAAGCCGACATCGTGGGCATCACCATGCCCATCACCAAGCACTCGTTCCTGGTGACGGACCCCAACGACATTCCCCACGTCATGGCCGAGGCCTTCCACCTCGCCTCGACAGGCCGTCCGGGCCCTGTCCTCGTGGACATCGCGAAGGACGCGCAGGTGGGGCAGATGACCTTCTCCTGGCCGCCGAAGATCGACCTGCCTGGTTACCGCCCGGTGGTCCGCGGCCACAACAAGCAGGTCCGCGAGGCGGCGAAACTGATCGCCGCGGCCAGTAAGCCCGTGCTTTACGTGGGCGGCGGCGTGGTCAAGGCGCATGCCTCGGCCGAGCTGCGTGAGCTGGCCGAACTGACCGGCGCCCCCGTGGTGACCACGCTCATGGCCCGCGGTGTCTTCCCGGACTCACATCCCCAGCACGTGGGCATGCCGGGTATGCACGGTACGGTCTCGGCCGTGACCGCGCTGCAGCAGTCTGACCTCCTCGTCACCCTGGGCGCCCGCTTCGACGACCGCGTCACGGGCGTTCTCAAGACCTTCGCGCCGAATGCCAAGGTCATTCACGCGGACATCGACCCCGCTGAGATTTCCAAGAACCGCACCGCCGACGTTCCCATCGTGGGCTCGGTCAAGGAAATCATCCCGGAACTGACGGAAGCTGTCCGCGCCCAGTTCGGGACTTCCGGAACTCCGGACCTGGACAACTGGTGGGCTTTCCTGAACAACCTGAAGGAAACCTACCCGCTGGGCTGGACCGAACCCGAAGACGGCCTCAGCGCGCCGCAGCGCGTCATCGAGCGCATCGGCGCCCTGACCGGGCCCGAGGGCATCTACGTTGCCGGCGTCGGCCAGCACCAGATGTGGGCGGCGCAGTTCATCAAGTACGAGCGCCCGCACGCCTGGCTGAACTCAGGCGGTGCCGGCACCATGGGCTACGCCGTCCCCGCCGCCATGGGTGCCAAGGTGGGGGAGCCGGACCGTGTGGTCTGGGCCATCGACGGCGACGGCTGCTTCCAGATGACCAACCAGGAGCTGGCCACCTGCGCCATCAACAAGATCCCCATCAAGGTCGCTGTCATCAACAACTCCTCGCTGGGCATGGTGCGCCAGTGGCAGACCCTCTTCTACGAAGGCCGCTACTCCAACACCGACCTGAACACCGGCCACGAAACCATCCGGATCCCGGACTTCGTCAAACTCGGCGAGGCCTACGGCTGCGCGTCCTTCCGGTGCGAGCGGGACGAGGACATCGACGCAACAATCCAGAAGGCGCTGGAAATCAATGACCGCCCCGTGGTCATCGACTTCGTGGTCAGCCCCGACTCCATGGTGTGGCCGATGGTGCCCGCCGGGGTCAGCAACGACCAGATCCAGGTTGCCCGCAACATGACCCCGGAATGGGAAGAGGAGGACTGA
- a CDS encoding sunset domain-containing protein, with amino-acid sequence MEWIIWVIVIVLIIAIVWWLLNRNSRGTATGAARTEQVTSPAGTVPAASTGTEETPSAASAATAAVGPPSDTTRTVPETGRLAEPDAGPAAAEAAPLSGQPAPAATRPDPEDVEPDIESWEAATARPSSARSAGGDVDDWDDDGDKAEWDAQWSDAGSAEAGSSTEQAAAQPATPTHHAEYTDPHAPTLPGAESAAAESLDAEAETQQRIQSSAATEAGASHEAQPHHREPQPHHLEQGFGAERGFGEQPIPHKQASGEDSETAADRPYGEGSASPAADGSAPDGYAVKGDVSAMTYYDEDSAGYQDARAEVWFLSPAHAEAAGFRAPRRSRH; translated from the coding sequence ATGGAGTGGATTATCTGGGTCATTGTCATTGTTTTGATCATCGCCATCGTCTGGTGGCTGCTGAACCGGAACTCGCGGGGAACGGCAACCGGCGCGGCCCGGACCGAACAGGTGACGTCCCCTGCCGGAACCGTTCCCGCAGCATCAACCGGAACGGAAGAGACGCCGTCGGCCGCTTCTGCCGCCACAGCGGCGGTGGGGCCTCCGTCAGACACCACCCGGACCGTACCGGAAACAGGCCGCCTGGCCGAACCGGACGCCGGGCCGGCAGCCGCCGAAGCCGCGCCGCTGTCGGGCCAGCCCGCCCCCGCGGCCACGCGCCCGGACCCCGAGGACGTGGAACCCGACATCGAATCCTGGGAGGCCGCCACCGCCCGCCCCTCCTCGGCGCGGTCCGCCGGAGGGGATGTTGACGACTGGGACGACGACGGTGACAAGGCCGAATGGGATGCCCAGTGGTCGGATGCAGGCAGTGCCGAGGCGGGCAGTTCCACCGAGCAGGCTGCGGCGCAGCCTGCCACCCCGACGCACCACGCCGAGTACACGGACCCGCACGCCCCCACCCTGCCGGGCGCGGAATCGGCCGCGGCCGAATCCCTGGACGCTGAGGCTGAAACCCAGCAGCGGATCCAGTCCTCCGCTGCCACGGAAGCCGGAGCCAGCCACGAAGCCCAGCCTCATCACCGCGAACCCCAGCCTCATCACCTGGAACAGGGCTTCGGTGCGGAACGGGGTTTCGGCGAACAGCCCATCCCCCACAAGCAGGCCTCCGGCGAAGACTCAGAAACCGCGGCGGACCGGCCGTACGGCGAGGGTTCGGCCTCGCCGGCCGCAGACGGCAGCGCCCCGGATGGATACGCCGTCAAGGGCGACGTGAGCGCCATGACCTATTACGACGAAGACAGCGCGGGCTACCAGGACGCCAGGGCGGAAGTCTGGTTCCTTTCCCCGGCGCACGCCGAGGCTGCTGGGTTCCGGGCGCCGCGCCGGTCCCGGCACTAA
- the ilvC gene encoding ketol-acid reductoisomerase — translation MTEMFYDDDADLSIIQGRKVAIVGYGSQGHAHALNLRDSGVEVVIALKEGSKSTAKAEEAGFQVKNVADAAEWADVIMILAPDQHQRSIFNDSIKDKLTPGKALAFAHGFNIRFGYIKAPEGVDVILVAPKAPGHTVRREFEAGRGIPDIIAVEQDASGSAWELAKSYAKAIGGTRAGVIKTTFTEETETDLFGEQSVLCGGVSQLVQYGFETLTEAGYQPQIAYFEVLHELKLIVDLMWEGGIAKQRWSVSDTAEYGDYVSGPRVITPEVKENMKAVLADIQSGAFAKRFIDDQDNGAVEFKELRAKAESHPIEGVGRELRSLFSWQQQDQDYVEGSAAR, via the coding sequence GTGACTGAAATGTTTTACGACGACGACGCAGACCTGTCGATCATCCAGGGTCGCAAGGTTGCCATTGTCGGCTACGGCTCCCAGGGCCACGCCCACGCGCTGAACCTGCGCGATTCCGGCGTCGAGGTTGTCATTGCCCTCAAGGAAGGCTCAAAGTCCACCGCCAAGGCTGAGGAGGCAGGCTTCCAGGTCAAGAACGTTGCCGACGCGGCCGAATGGGCCGACGTCATCATGATCCTGGCACCGGACCAGCACCAGCGCTCGATCTTCAACGACTCCATCAAGGACAAGCTGACCCCGGGCAAGGCCCTCGCCTTCGCACACGGCTTCAACATCCGCTTCGGCTACATCAAGGCACCGGAGGGCGTCGACGTCATCCTGGTCGCCCCGAAGGCCCCCGGCCACACGGTTCGCCGCGAGTTCGAAGCCGGCCGCGGCATCCCGGACATCATCGCCGTCGAGCAGGACGCTTCCGGTTCCGCTTGGGAACTGGCCAAGTCCTACGCCAAGGCCATTGGCGGCACCCGCGCCGGTGTCATCAAGACCACCTTCACCGAAGAGACCGAAACGGACCTCTTCGGCGAGCAGTCCGTCCTGTGCGGCGGCGTGTCGCAGCTGGTCCAGTACGGCTTCGAAACCCTGACCGAGGCCGGTTACCAGCCCCAGATCGCCTACTTCGAGGTGCTGCACGAGCTCAAGCTCATCGTTGACCTCATGTGGGAAGGCGGCATCGCCAAGCAGCGCTGGAGCGTCTCCGACACCGCTGAGTACGGCGACTACGTCTCCGGCCCGCGGGTCATCACCCCCGAGGTGAAGGAAAACATGAAGGCTGTCCTGGCTGACATCCAGTCCGGTGCCTTCGCCAAGCGCTTCATCGACGACCAGGACAACGGCGCCGTCGAATTCAAGGAGCTGCGTGCCAAGGCAGAGTCCCACCCGATCGAGGGCGTTGGCCGCGAGCTGCGGTCCCTGTTCTCCTGGCAGCAGCAGGACCAGGACTACGTAGAAGGCTCTGCAGCCCGCTAA
- the serA gene encoding phosphoglycerate dehydrogenase: MSKPVVLLAEELSPATIEALGPDFEIRQTDGADRSQLLSAIEDVDAILVRSATKVDAEAIAAAKNLKVIARAGVGLDNVDIKAATQAGVMVVNAPTSNIVSAAELTVGHILSLARHIPQASAALKDGEWKRSKYTGIELFEKKIGIIGLGRIGALVAARLQGFDTEILAFDPYITSARAAQLGVKLVTLDELLAQSDFITIHMPKTPETVGMLGADAFKKMKNTAYVINVARGGLVDEEALYTALQDRQIAGAAVDVFVQEPSTDLPFFKLDNVVVTPHLGASTDEAQEKAGVSVAKSVRLALAGELVPDAVNVAGGVIAPDVRPGIPLIEKLGRIFTALTHASVTQIDVEVAGEIAALDVKVLELAALKGIFADVVTEQVSYVNAPVIAEQRGINVRLITTPEAEDYRNVLTLRGALSDGAQISVAGTLTGPKQVQKLVGVNGYDVEIPISEHLVVVSYADRPGVIGTIGHILGMNNINIGGMQVARNAEGGQVLALLTIDSSVPQQVLDAIKAGIGAEMVREVDLED, translated from the coding sequence GTGTCAAAACCCGTAGTATTGCTTGCCGAAGAACTTTCACCCGCCACCATCGAGGCCCTTGGCCCGGACTTTGAAATCCGTCAGACCGACGGGGCCGATCGTTCCCAGCTGCTCTCTGCCATCGAGGACGTTGACGCCATCCTGGTCCGCTCCGCCACCAAGGTGGACGCCGAGGCCATTGCCGCCGCGAAGAACCTGAAGGTCATCGCGCGTGCCGGCGTTGGCCTGGATAACGTCGACATCAAGGCCGCCACCCAGGCCGGTGTCATGGTGGTCAACGCCCCGACGTCGAACATCGTTTCCGCCGCGGAACTGACCGTGGGCCACATCCTGAGCCTGGCCCGTCACATCCCGCAGGCCAGCGCCGCCCTGAAGGACGGCGAGTGGAAGCGCTCCAAGTACACCGGCATTGAACTCTTCGAGAAGAAGATCGGCATCATCGGCCTGGGCCGCATCGGCGCCCTGGTGGCCGCCCGCCTGCAGGGCTTCGACACCGAGATCCTCGCGTTCGACCCCTACATCACGTCCGCCCGCGCGGCACAGCTCGGCGTGAAGCTCGTCACCCTCGACGAGCTGCTCGCGCAGTCTGACTTCATCACCATCCACATGCCCAAGACGCCGGAAACGGTCGGCATGCTCGGCGCCGACGCCTTCAAGAAAATGAAGAACACGGCCTACGTGATCAACGTGGCCCGTGGCGGCCTCGTGGACGAGGAAGCCCTCTACACCGCACTGCAGGACCGCCAGATTGCCGGCGCCGCCGTGGACGTCTTCGTCCAGGAGCCCAGCACCGACCTGCCGTTCTTCAAGCTGGACAACGTTGTGGTGACCCCGCACCTGGGCGCGTCAACCGATGAGGCACAGGAAAAGGCCGGCGTCTCCGTCGCGAAGTCCGTCCGCCTGGCCCTTGCCGGGGAACTTGTTCCGGACGCCGTGAACGTCGCCGGCGGCGTGATCGCCCCCGACGTCCGCCCGGGCATCCCGCTGATCGAGAAGCTGGGCCGCATCTTCACGGCGCTGACCCACGCCTCCGTAACCCAGATCGACGTTGAGGTGGCCGGTGAAATCGCCGCGCTTGATGTCAAGGTCCTGGAGCTCGCCGCCCTCAAGGGGATCTTCGCCGACGTCGTCACCGAGCAGGTGTCCTATGTCAACGCCCCCGTGATCGCTGAGCAGCGTGGCATCAACGTCCGCCTCATCACCACCCCCGAGGCCGAGGACTACCGCAACGTGCTGACGCTGCGCGGCGCCCTGAGCGACGGCGCGCAGATCTCCGTGGCCGGCACCCTGACCGGTCCCAAGCAGGTGCAGAAGCTCGTCGGCGTGAACGGCTACGACGTCGAGATTCCCATCAGCGAGCACCTCGTTGTGGTTTCCTATGCTGACCGTCCCGGCGTCATCGGCACCATCGGCCACATCCTGGGCATGAACAACATCAACATCGGCGGCATGCAGGTGGCACGGAACGCGGAGGGCGGCCAGGTCCTGGCGCTGCTCACCATCGACAGTTCCGTCCCGCAGCAGGTGCTGGACGCCATCAAGGCCGGCATCGGTGCCGAGATGGTGCGCGAAGTGGACCTCGAGGACTAG
- the ilvD gene encoding dihydroxy-acid dehydratase: MSEDTQIATDNKPDIKPRSRIVTDGIHAAPARGMFRAVGMGDDDFAKPQIGVASSWNEITPCNLSLNRLAQGAKEGVHAGGGFPMQFGTISVSDGISMGHEGMHFSLVSREVIADSVETVMQAERIDGSVLLAGCDKSLPGMLMAAARLDLASVFLYAGSIMPGWVKLEDGSEKEVTLIDAFEAVGACAAGKMSMEDLTRIEKAICPGEGACGGMYTANTMACIGEALGMSLPGSAAPPSADRRRDEFARKSGEAVVNLLRLGITARDIMTKKAFENAIAVTMAFGGSTNAVLHLLAIAREAEVELTLDDFNRIGDRIPHLGDLKPFGRYVMTDVDKIGGVPVIMKALLDAGLLHGDCLTVTGKTVAENLASINPPDLDGKILRALDNPIHKTGGITILHGSLAPEGAVVKSAGFDADVFEGSARVFEREQGALDALDNGEIQKGDVVVIRYEGPKGGPGMREMLAITGAIKGAGLGKDVLLLTDGRFSGGTTGLCIGHVAPEAVDGGPIAFVKDGDRIRVDIAARTFDLLVDDAELEARKEGWAPLPAKFTKGVLAKYAKLVHSASTGAYCG; encoded by the coding sequence ATGAGTGAGGACACCCAGATCGCAACCGATAACAAGCCTGACATCAAGCCCCGGAGCCGGATTGTCACCGACGGCATTCACGCAGCTCCGGCACGTGGAATGTTCCGGGCCGTGGGCATGGGCGACGACGACTTCGCCAAGCCCCAGATCGGCGTCGCGAGCTCCTGGAATGAAATCACTCCCTGCAACCTGTCCCTGAACCGGCTGGCCCAGGGTGCCAAGGAAGGCGTCCACGCCGGCGGCGGGTTCCCGATGCAGTTCGGCACCATCTCCGTTTCCGACGGCATCTCAATGGGCCACGAGGGCATGCACTTCTCCTTGGTCTCCCGCGAAGTCATCGCCGACTCCGTGGAAACCGTCATGCAGGCAGAGCGCATCGACGGCTCCGTGCTGCTGGCCGGCTGCGACAAGTCGCTCCCGGGCATGCTCATGGCCGCCGCGCGCCTGGACCTCGCCAGCGTGTTCCTGTACGCCGGCTCCATCATGCCGGGCTGGGTCAAGCTTGAGGACGGCTCCGAAAAGGAAGTCACCCTGATCGACGCCTTCGAAGCCGTCGGCGCGTGCGCTGCCGGCAAGATGAGCATGGAAGACCTCACCCGCATCGAGAAGGCCATCTGTCCCGGCGAAGGCGCCTGTGGCGGCATGTACACCGCCAACACCATGGCCTGCATCGGTGAGGCCCTGGGCATGTCCCTCCCCGGCTCCGCAGCTCCGCCCTCGGCAGACCGCCGTCGTGATGAGTTCGCCCGCAAGTCCGGCGAAGCAGTTGTGAACCTGCTGCGCCTCGGCATCACTGCCCGCGACATCATGACCAAAAAGGCGTTCGAGAACGCCATCGCCGTGACCATGGCATTCGGCGGCTCCACCAACGCCGTCCTGCACCTGCTCGCGATCGCCCGCGAGGCAGAGGTCGAACTGACCCTCGACGACTTCAACCGCATCGGCGACAGGATCCCGCACCTGGGCGACCTGAAGCCGTTCGGCCGCTACGTCATGACCGACGTCGACAAGATCGGCGGCGTGCCGGTCATCATGAAGGCCCTGCTCGACGCCGGCCTGCTGCACGGCGACTGCCTCACCGTTACGGGCAAGACGGTCGCGGAAAACCTCGCATCCATCAACCCGCCGGACCTCGACGGCAAGATCCTCCGCGCGCTGGACAACCCGATCCACAAGACCGGCGGCATCACCATCCTGCACGGCTCGCTCGCCCCCGAGGGTGCCGTGGTGAAGAGCGCCGGCTTCGACGCCGACGTCTTCGAAGGCAGCGCCCGGGTGTTCGAGCGTGAACAGGGCGCCCTGGACGCGCTGGACAACGGCGAGATCCAGAAGGGCGACGTCGTAGTCATCCGCTACGAAGGCCCCAAGGGCGGTCCGGGCATGCGCGAGATGCTCGCCATCACCGGTGCCATCAAGGGTGCGGGCCTGGGCAAGGATGTCCTGCTGCTCACCGATGGCCGCTTCTCCGGCGGCACCACCGGCCTGTGCATCGGCCACGTCGCCCCCGAAGCCGTCGACGGCGGCCCCATCGCCTTCGTGAAGGACGGCGACCGGATCCGCGTGGACATCGCAGCACGCACCTTCGACCTGCTCGTTGACGACGCAGAACTCGAAGCCCGCAAGGAGGGCTGGGCGCCACTGCCGGCCAAGTTCACCAAGGGAGTCCTGGCCAAGTACGCCAAGCTGGTGCACAGCGCCTCCACTGGCGCTTATTGCGGTTGA
- the ilvN gene encoding acetolactate synthase small subunit yields MSRHTLSVLVEDKPGVLTRVASLFARRAFNINSLAVGPTEVPGISRMTVVVDADGDLIEQVTKQLNKLINVIKIVELTSESSVQRDHILVKVRADAATRLQVTQAADLFRASVVDVSTDSVVIEATGHPEKLTALLSVLEPFGIREIVQSGTLAVGRGSRSMSDRALRSA; encoded by the coding sequence ATGAGCCGCCACACACTGTCCGTTCTGGTCGAAGACAAGCCCGGTGTGCTGACCCGCGTGGCCAGCCTTTTCGCCCGCCGCGCCTTTAACATTAACTCCCTGGCCGTAGGCCCGACGGAAGTTCCGGGCATCTCCCGGATGACCGTCGTCGTCGACGCAGACGGTGACCTGATCGAACAGGTCACCAAGCAGTTGAACAAGCTGATCAACGTGATCAAGATTGTTGAACTGACCTCCGAATCTTCCGTACAGCGCGACCACATCCTGGTCAAGGTACGTGCGGATGCCGCAACTCGTCTGCAGGTGACCCAGGCTGCAGACCTGTTCCGTGCTTCAGTGGTCGACGTCTCCACAGACTCGGTGGTCATTGAAGCAACTGGCCATCCCGAAAAGCTCACGGCACTGCTTTCAGTGCTCGAGCCCTTCGGTATCCGCGAAATTGTGCAGTCCGGCACCTTGGCCGTTGGACGGGGATCCCGCTCCATGAGTGATCGGGCGCTGCGCTCCGCTTAG
- a CDS encoding ABC transporter permease, producing the protein MNAVQRFIRSKVLLLTAAILIFAMCLSVLVQTQSQAALNRTVDQNSRGLYDILVQAKAGSDGTLMQPEIATGQGGISFDQLQKIRDLSGTSVAAPISLVSRVTQNLETPRLEAMDYLGFNAGLVGTATAGQPGGTDPSKWPEAQSVLSDTPKKYRLTASATSSDGSSQHTLFKSTAEGTLGKGKLVEQQVEGGNSIQIAGPEGETGIKFPAPAGGSEHNLFNLTVALPMAPEVTESVVAVDPVSERALLGTSGDFLAPLEKAPPADARSAEAVGQHLESLFTTGIGMKELEEGPDFLGVKLKYWAPIMTQYQQAKRNGQLTEDSQAIPLIVRSGTSVDLKYSVKIEEIDDSGNVVKEVGTAERSLDKDYLPFVSKSPFALSWPGSTDYSKLLGNSANFSRGLYSPPTWSTNFASAPKYSDGSTAGNGAEDKTATPGEWVTVNRLPEKSANGEAVDQTQRNPVDERSYRENLETGKKLATPLAMVYGTFDPGAVQKAAGDVNRLPLGGYDPTPMTLTKDAQGKDVDTALKPSLSATGLVSQSAGAITDYYGLAAARGYEKNASVIDAVRVRASAAGSWKQVQPEVDKLAAEIRDMGLEATVVAGSAREDANIFVPGYSKDDAGKESALGTVQQSWVRQNAADAVAGSLTATNLTLLFLTLCGAALLTGASTVSYVRLRRSEAGTLRAMGWTQRRIRSWVLEEFAVGAGLLAVAGIVLSLVSWNIATAIVSASVLALYLGAAFFAAQQLRHREVVDQEPQHDEKLIAVDSPLTFANRQLSTHRFNAISLAVAVGVFGSAVGGLIALLIDIPRAAGASALSGLAAASVALPSIVLGLSGVAVGLLLTLVTGRFELKAKRRYLGTLQAMGWNPDMLGQVRFFENALVGAVAVPLGILGALGIGLVLAPYAALWAAVAGLVAVLCWIPIATKVVK; encoded by the coding sequence ATGAACGCCGTCCAGAGGTTCATCAGAAGCAAAGTGCTGCTGCTGACCGCTGCAATTCTGATCTTCGCCATGTGCCTGTCAGTCCTCGTCCAGACCCAGTCGCAGGCAGCGCTGAACCGGACCGTGGACCAGAACTCGCGCGGGCTCTACGACATCTTGGTCCAGGCCAAGGCGGGCTCGGACGGTACGCTCATGCAGCCCGAGATTGCCACCGGGCAGGGCGGCATCAGCTTCGACCAGCTGCAGAAGATCCGGGACCTGTCCGGCACGTCTGTTGCCGCGCCCATCAGCCTGGTCTCGCGCGTGACGCAGAACCTTGAGACCCCGCGCCTGGAGGCCATGGACTACCTGGGCTTCAACGCCGGACTCGTCGGCACCGCGACTGCCGGGCAGCCCGGCGGCACCGACCCCAGCAAATGGCCGGAAGCGCAGTCCGTGCTCAGCGACACCCCCAAGAAGTACCGCCTGACGGCCAGCGCCACAAGCTCCGACGGTTCCTCGCAGCACACACTCTTCAAGTCCACTGCCGAGGGCACTCTCGGCAAGGGCAAGCTCGTGGAGCAGCAGGTCGAGGGAGGCAACAGCATCCAGATCGCCGGTCCCGAAGGCGAGACCGGGATCAAGTTCCCGGCCCCGGCCGGAGGGTCCGAGCACAACCTGTTCAACCTCACTGTTGCCCTGCCCATGGCTCCGGAGGTCACGGAGTCCGTGGTCGCCGTCGACCCCGTTTCCGAGCGTGCCCTCCTGGGCACCTCCGGTGACTTCCTGGCACCCCTGGAAAAGGCACCGCCGGCCGACGCCCGCAGCGCCGAGGCAGTCGGCCAGCACCTGGAGAGCCTCTTCACCACCGGCATTGGAATGAAGGAGCTCGAGGAGGGTCCTGACTTCCTCGGCGTGAAGCTCAAGTACTGGGCTCCCATCATGACCCAGTACCAGCAGGCCAAGCGCAACGGGCAGCTCACGGAGGACTCCCAGGCCATCCCGCTGATCGTCCGCTCCGGCACTTCGGTTGACCTGAAGTACTCCGTGAAAATCGAGGAGATCGACGACTCCGGAAACGTGGTCAAGGAAGTCGGCACCGCTGAGCGCTCCCTCGACAAGGACTACCTGCCCTTCGTCTCCAAGTCGCCCTTTGCGTTGTCCTGGCCGGGGTCCACGGACTACTCCAAGCTGCTCGGCAACTCGGCGAACTTCAGCCGCGGCCTTTACAGCCCCCCAACCTGGAGCACCAACTTCGCCTCCGCCCCCAAGTACTCGGACGGCTCCACCGCAGGCAACGGTGCCGAGGACAAGACCGCCACCCCCGGCGAGTGGGTCACCGTGAACCGCCTGCCGGAGAAGAGCGCCAACGGCGAGGCCGTGGACCAGACCCAGCGCAACCCCGTGGACGAGCGCTCCTACCGGGAGAACCTCGAAACGGGCAAGAAGCTGGCCACTCCGCTGGCCATGGTCTACGGCACGTTCGATCCCGGCGCTGTCCAGAAGGCGGCCGGTGACGTCAACCGCCTTCCGCTCGGCGGCTACGATCCAACGCCCATGACGCTGACCAAGGACGCGCAGGGCAAGGACGTTGACACCGCGCTCAAGCCCTCCCTGAGCGCCACCGGACTCGTCAGCCAGTCGGCCGGCGCCATCACCGACTACTACGGCCTGGCTGCTGCCCGCGGCTACGAGAAGAACGCCTCCGTAATCGACGCTGTGCGCGTCCGCGCCAGCGCCGCCGGCAGCTGGAAGCAGGTCCAGCCCGAGGTGGACAAGCTCGCCGCCGAGATCCGGGACATGGGACTCGAAGCCACCGTTGTGGCCGGTTCTGCCCGCGAGGACGCCAACATCTTCGTTCCCGGCTACTCCAAGGACGACGCCGGGAAGGAATCCGCGCTGGGAACCGTCCAGCAGTCGTGGGTCAGGCAGAACGCCGCCGACGCCGTCGCCGGGTCACTGACGGCAACGAACCTGACGCTGCTGTTCCTCACGCTGTGCGGCGCCGCGCTGCTGACCGGCGCGTCGACTGTCAGCTACGTGCGGCTGCGCCGCAGCGAAGCCGGCACGCTGCGCGCCATGGGCTGGACCCAGCGCCGCATCCGCTCCTGGGTGCTGGAGGAGTTCGCCGTCGGCGCCGGGCTGCTGGCCGTGGCCGGCATAGTGCTCAGCCTCGTGAGCTGGAACATCGCCACGGCCATCGTCTCGGCGTCCGTGCTGGCCCTGTACCTGGGCGCGGCCTTCTTCGCCGCCCAGCAGCTGCGGCACCGCGAGGTAGTCGACCAGGAGCCGCAGCACGACGAAAAGCTCATCGCAGTCGACTCGCCGCTGACCTTCGCGAACAGGCAGCTGAGCACGCACCGCTTCAACGCCATCTCGCTGGCCGTTGCGGTTGGTGTGTTCGGCTCGGCAGTCGGCGGCCTGATCGCACTGCTGATCGACATTCCGCGTGCCGCCGGCGCCAGCGCCCTCAGTGGCCTGGCCGCCGCCAGCGTGGCCCTGCCGAGCATCGTCCTTGGCCTGTCCGGCGTGGCTGTGGGGCTCCTGCTCACCCTGGTGACCGGGCGCTTCGAGCTGAAGGCCAAGCGCCGGTACCTCGGCACGCTGCAGGCCATGGGCTGGAACCCGGACATGCTGGGCCAGGTCCGGTTCTTCGAAAATGCTTTGGTGGGTGCGGTTGCCGTGCCGCTGGGCATCCTCGGCGCCCTTGGCATCGGCCTTGTTCTTGCCCCCTACGCCGCGTTGTGGGCCGCAGTGGCCGGGCTCGTGGCGGTTCTCTGCTGGATTCCGATTGCAACGAAAGTGGTCAAATGA